In Mycobacterium sp. JS623, one genomic interval encodes:
- a CDS encoding LuxR C-terminal-related transcriptional regulator: MHSGSSLLRPRDADALRAELRRVAEQTGMPLTFGGEVHDDTLLLTEFVGARTAGMRGLAVLPSAGLGGATVVSRRPLSVPDYRRASSITHHYDGPVLQEGIRSILAVPVVVDGSARAVLYGAYRAAAPIGDRTADLMIASARRLSRELSIRDEVDRRLRLRDAHQAAGAATEEIREVHAQLRRLAADPSAPPALRAQLRLLAERLARGRSGGPATPLSARELDVLAQVALGCTNAEAAKRLSLKPETVKSYLRSAAAKLGAHTRHEAVAKARRARLLP; this comes from the coding sequence ATGCATTCCGGCTCGTCGCTGCTCCGTCCGCGGGACGCGGACGCGTTGCGTGCCGAGCTGAGGCGCGTCGCCGAGCAAACGGGTATGCCACTGACGTTCGGCGGCGAGGTGCACGACGACACCCTGCTGCTGACAGAGTTTGTCGGCGCCCGGACCGCAGGCATGCGCGGATTGGCCGTGCTGCCAAGCGCGGGCCTCGGCGGGGCGACCGTCGTGTCCCGGCGGCCGTTGTCCGTCCCTGACTACCGCAGGGCCTCGTCGATCACCCACCACTACGACGGCCCCGTGCTGCAGGAGGGCATCAGGTCGATCCTCGCCGTTCCCGTGGTGGTCGACGGAAGCGCGCGCGCCGTGCTGTACGGCGCATACCGCGCCGCGGCGCCGATCGGGGATCGCACCGCGGACCTGATGATCGCGTCGGCGCGACGGCTGAGCCGCGAACTGAGCATCCGCGATGAGGTCGACCGCCGACTGCGGTTGCGTGACGCGCACCAGGCCGCCGGCGCGGCCACCGAGGAAATCCGCGAAGTCCACGCACAGCTGCGCCGCCTGGCCGCGGATCCGTCGGCGCCGCCGGCGTTACGGGCGCAGTTGCGGCTGCTCGCCGAACGGCTGGCCCGAGGCAGATCGGGTGGACCCGCTACGCCACTGTCGGCCCGTGAGCTCGACGTGCTGGCTCAAGTCGCACTGGGATGCACGAACGCCGAAGCGGCTAAACGTCTGTCGCTGAAGCCGGAGACCGTGAAGAGCTATCTGCGCAGTGCGGCAGCCAAACTCGGTGCCCACACCCGTCACGAGGCGGTAGCCAAGGCACGCCGGGCGCGGCTGCTGCCCTAA
- a CDS encoding Hsp20/alpha crystallin family protein has protein sequence MINMLKFDPFFRDFDRLTQQLWGGEVGRRAMAPMDAWRDGDKVLVELDLPGVTPDSIDITADHDVLTVTAERPEPTEGDWLLAERPHGEFTRHLTLGNKVDVDGISAEFTDGVLRLTIPVAEAAKPRKIAVGPGTQQAISA, from the coding sequence GTGATCAACATGCTGAAGTTCGACCCGTTCTTCCGTGATTTTGATCGGCTGACCCAACAGCTGTGGGGCGGCGAAGTCGGCCGACGAGCCATGGCGCCGATGGACGCGTGGCGCGACGGTGACAAGGTCCTCGTCGAGCTGGATCTGCCGGGGGTCACTCCCGATTCGATCGATATCACGGCGGACCATGACGTGCTGACCGTCACGGCCGAACGACCAGAACCCACTGAGGGCGACTGGCTACTGGCCGAACGTCCGCATGGCGAGTTCACCCGGCATCTGACGCTGGGCAACAAGGTGGACGTCGACGGAATCAGCGCTGAGTTCACCGATGGCGTGCTGCGGCTCACGATCCCCGTCGCGGAGGCGGCCAAGCCCCGCAAGATCGCCGTCGGGCCGGGCACACAGCAGGCCATCAGCGCCTGA
- a CDS encoding epoxide hydrolase family protein: MAQVNPFRIAVPDADLADLKERLARTRWPEAECVDDWTQGIPLSYTRELADYWANEYDWRASEAALNRFDQFTTEIDGLDIHFIHQRSAADGAFPLLITHGWPGSIVEFHKVIEPLTAAGFDVVCPSLPGYGFSGKPLGTGWGVEKIAQAWETLMGRLGYERYGAQGGDWGAAVTTQIGRNAGRCVGIHLNMPMGRPPGVLQNPTDEEKEALERVGDHRKWGTGYSKQQSTRPQTLGYGLTDSPVGQLAWIVEKFWAWTDCDGHPENVLTKDELLDNVMLYWLTASAASSARLYWESFRIFGGGERQRVELPTGVASFPKEILRAPRSWCEAGYNITHWTNMPRGGHFAAFEQPELFVDDVRKFFDTVR; this comes from the coding sequence ATGGCCCAAGTCAATCCATTTCGCATTGCGGTTCCCGACGCCGATCTCGCTGACCTGAAAGAGAGGCTGGCCCGCACGCGATGGCCGGAGGCCGAGTGCGTCGATGACTGGACGCAGGGCATCCCGCTGAGCTACACCCGTGAACTCGCCGACTACTGGGCTAACGAATACGACTGGCGCGCAAGCGAAGCCGCGCTGAACCGCTTCGACCAATTCACCACAGAGATCGACGGCCTCGACATCCATTTCATCCACCAGCGGTCGGCTGCCGATGGCGCGTTTCCGCTGCTGATCACTCACGGCTGGCCCGGGTCGATCGTCGAGTTCCACAAGGTGATCGAGCCGCTGACCGCGGCGGGGTTCGATGTCGTATGTCCGTCGCTGCCGGGCTACGGCTTTTCCGGGAAGCCGCTGGGCACGGGCTGGGGCGTCGAAAAGATCGCGCAGGCGTGGGAGACGTTGATGGGCCGCCTTGGCTACGAGCGCTACGGCGCGCAGGGCGGTGATTGGGGAGCCGCCGTCACCACGCAGATCGGCCGCAACGCCGGTCGTTGCGTGGGGATCCATCTCAATATGCCGATGGGCCGACCGCCCGGCGTCCTGCAGAACCCGACCGACGAGGAGAAGGAGGCGCTGGAGCGCGTCGGCGATCACCGTAAGTGGGGCACCGGCTACTCCAAACAGCAGTCGACCCGGCCGCAGACCCTCGGCTACGGGTTAACGGACTCGCCCGTCGGCCAGCTGGCGTGGATCGTCGAGAAGTTCTGGGCGTGGACGGACTGCGACGGCCATCCCGAGAACGTGTTGACGAAAGACGAGTTGCTCGACAACGTGATGCTGTACTGGCTGACCGCATCGGCGGCGTCGTCGGCGCGGCTGTACTGGGAAAGCTTCCGGATTTTCGGCGGGGGTGAACGCCAACGTGTCGAGCTGCCCACGGGTGTCGCCTCGTTTCCCAAGGAGATTCTTCGCGCGCCGCGCAGTTGGTGCGAGGCGGGCTACAACATCACCCATTGGACGAACATGCCGCGCGGCGGTCACTTCGCCGCATTCGAGCAGCCTGAGCTGTTCGTGGACGACGTGCGGAAGTTCTTCGATACGGTGCGCTAG
- a CDS encoding NAD(P)-binding protein — translation MGRTIEADYLVVGAGAMGLAFTDTLVSESDATVVVVDRNDQPGGHWTCAYPFVRLHQPSAYYGVNSRDLGSDTIDEDGFNAGYYELASGAEVCAYFDAVMRQGLLPTGRVTYLPMSEYLGDGRVRTLGGEDISVAPRRVVTSHVEIVVPSMRAPSYAVDADCVPPNQLPRIREARDRYVIVGAGKTAMDACLWLLRHGVAAERLTWIKPRDSWILDRATVQPGSQFAKRVLRDFSSQLAAVVEAESLADLFVRLEAKGCLTRIDQSVDPTMYRCAILSQAELTELRRIEDVVRMGHVQAIEPGRIMLDGGVREIDESALYIDCTADGFAHREPTPVFSDGHISLQAVRTCQPAFSAAVIGHVEATYSDDETRNAFCGPVPYPREPIDWLRMMLAFNKNQLQWFTDPEMMAWVDASRLNVLHHVSAGVSERAREKIISVLTSQMPAINDKLETLLAQA, via the coding sequence ATGGGGAGGACGATCGAGGCCGACTACCTTGTGGTCGGCGCGGGCGCGATGGGGCTGGCGTTCACCGACACCCTCGTCAGCGAGTCTGACGCGACGGTCGTCGTCGTCGACCGCAACGACCAGCCCGGCGGGCACTGGACGTGCGCCTATCCGTTCGTGCGGCTGCATCAGCCGTCGGCGTATTACGGCGTCAACTCGCGGGACCTAGGCAGCGACACCATCGACGAAGATGGGTTCAACGCCGGCTACTACGAGCTGGCAAGCGGCGCCGAGGTATGCGCTTATTTCGATGCGGTGATGCGGCAGGGATTGTTACCGACCGGCCGGGTGACCTATCTGCCGATGAGCGAATATCTCGGCGACGGCCGAGTCCGCACGCTCGGCGGCGAGGACATCTCCGTTGCTCCCCGACGCGTCGTGACCAGCCACGTCGAGATCGTGGTGCCCTCGATGCGCGCGCCGTCGTATGCCGTCGATGCGGACTGCGTGCCGCCCAACCAGCTGCCGCGAATCCGCGAGGCGCGCGACCGCTATGTGATTGTCGGCGCGGGCAAGACGGCGATGGACGCGTGTCTGTGGCTGCTACGCCACGGTGTCGCCGCGGAGCGGTTGACGTGGATCAAGCCACGCGACTCGTGGATCTTGGATCGTGCGACGGTTCAGCCTGGCTCGCAGTTCGCCAAGCGCGTGCTGCGCGACTTCTCGAGCCAGCTCGCCGCGGTGGTCGAGGCGGAATCGCTTGCCGATTTGTTCGTCCGGTTGGAGGCCAAGGGTTGCTTGACGCGTATCGACCAATCCGTCGACCCGACGATGTACCGCTGCGCCATCTTGTCGCAGGCTGAACTCACGGAGCTGCGTCGCATCGAGGACGTCGTTCGGATGGGCCATGTGCAGGCGATAGAGCCGGGTCGCATCATGCTCGACGGCGGCGTCCGCGAGATCGACGAGTCGGCGCTTTACATCGACTGCACCGCAGACGGTTTCGCTCATCGGGAGCCCACACCGGTGTTCAGCGACGGTCACATATCGCTACAAGCGGTGCGCACCTGCCAGCCCGCGTTCAGCGCGGCCGTCATCGGCCACGTCGAAGCGACCTATTCCGACGACGAGACCAGGAACGCCTTCTGCGGCCCGGTGCCGTATCCGCGTGAACCGATTGACTGGCTGCGAATGATGCTGGCCTTCAACAAGAACCAGCTTCAGTGGTTCACCGACCCTGAGATGATGGCGTGGGTCGACGCGTCGCGGCTCAATGTGTTGCACCATGTTTCGGCGGGGGTCAGTGAGCGGGCCCGCGAGAAGATCATCTCCGTGTTGACCTCGCAGATGCCCGCGATCAACGACAAGCTGGAAACGCTGTTGGCTCAGGCGTGA
- a CDS encoding ABC transporter ATP-binding protein — MTTTEWRGRLDEDQDDNLPIDESVPRRREARALLGSLLRPYQTTVALLALVVVVENLARLSVPILVQRGIDHGIPPILSGGSAHTLMVVVAVLCVVVVVQATSRMFFLQRSGRIGQKVLLELRRRIYRHFQRLDIAFHERYTSGRVVSRSTNDVEAIQDMLETGFDSLITAALTLIGTAILLVTLDVRLGLMCLTAFPILVALVWWFRNESAKTYRRVRESAALVIVQFVETMTGIKAVQAYRREPRNQEIFEDIADRYKADNERTFRLLAIFMPGVKLVGNLTTGVVLLYGGYRVLHGQMTIGTLAAFLLYLRMFFEPMQEISQFFNTFQSASSALEKLAGVLAERPGIMDPAHAVPLGRVRGDVTFNDVQFSYVQGRPVLPDLSFSVPAGQTVALVGTTGAGKTTIAKLIARFYDPTSGAVTLDGIDLRDISQSELRRHVVMVTQENFMFDGTVADNIRFGRPDATDAEVAAAAAAVGADRFIDALPDGYDTDVAKRGSRLSAGQRQLVAFARAFLADPAVLILDEATSSLDIPSERMVQRALETVLSDRTALVIAHRLSTVQVADRVLVLDHGRIVEDGAPDELIGRTGGRYAALHRAWVESLA; from the coding sequence ATGACGACCACCGAATGGCGCGGCCGCCTCGACGAGGACCAAGACGACAACCTGCCCATCGACGAAAGCGTGCCGCGCCGCCGCGAAGCCCGTGCTCTGCTAGGGTCGCTGCTGCGCCCGTACCAGACGACGGTTGCGTTGCTTGCGCTCGTCGTCGTGGTGGAAAACCTTGCGCGCCTTTCGGTTCCGATCCTCGTGCAACGCGGTATCGACCACGGCATCCCGCCGATCCTTTCCGGCGGCTCGGCGCACACGCTGATGGTCGTCGTTGCCGTGCTGTGTGTGGTGGTGGTGGTTCAGGCGACCAGCCGGATGTTCTTCCTTCAGCGCTCCGGCCGGATCGGCCAGAAGGTGCTGCTGGAATTGCGCCGTCGGATCTACCGGCACTTCCAGCGCTTGGACATCGCTTTCCACGAGCGGTACACGTCTGGCCGCGTGGTCAGCCGCTCCACCAATGACGTCGAGGCAATCCAGGACATGCTGGAGACGGGCTTCGACAGCCTGATCACCGCGGCGCTCACGTTGATCGGCACGGCCATTCTCCTTGTCACACTGGATGTTCGGCTCGGCCTGATGTGCCTGACCGCCTTCCCGATTCTGGTGGCGTTGGTGTGGTGGTTCCGCAACGAGTCCGCCAAGACGTACCGCAGGGTCCGCGAGAGCGCAGCGCTGGTGATCGTGCAGTTCGTCGAAACGATGACCGGCATCAAGGCGGTGCAGGCCTACCGGCGTGAGCCGCGCAACCAGGAGATCTTCGAAGACATCGCCGATCGTTACAAGGCGGACAACGAGCGAACCTTCCGGTTGCTCGCAATCTTCATGCCCGGCGTGAAACTGGTCGGCAACCTGACCACCGGTGTGGTGTTGCTCTACGGCGGATACCGCGTGCTGCACGGCCAAATGACCATCGGCACGCTGGCGGCGTTCCTGCTGTATCTGCGGATGTTCTTCGAACCGATGCAAGAGATTTCGCAATTCTTCAACACGTTTCAGTCCGCATCGTCGGCGCTGGAGAAGCTGGCCGGTGTGCTCGCCGAGCGGCCCGGCATCATGGATCCAGCGCATGCCGTCCCGCTCGGCAGGGTGCGCGGCGACGTGACCTTCAACGATGTGCAGTTCTCCTACGTGCAGGGCCGGCCGGTGCTGCCCGACCTCAGTTTCTCGGTGCCCGCGGGCCAAACCGTCGCGTTGGTGGGCACCACCGGTGCGGGCAAGACCACGATCGCCAAGCTGATCGCTCGGTTCTACGACCCGACGTCGGGTGCCGTGACGCTGGACGGCATTGACCTGAGGGATATTTCGCAGAGCGAGCTGCGGCGCCACGTCGTGATGGTCACGCAGGAGAACTTCATGTTCGACGGCACGGTCGCCGATAACATTCGGTTCGGCAGGCCCGACGCCACCGACGCGGAAGTGGCGGCGGCCGCCGCAGCCGTCGGCGCGGACCGATTCATCGACGCGCTGCCTGACGGCTACGACACCGACGTCGCCAAGCGCGGCAGCCGGTTGTCTGCGGGGCAGCGGCAGCTGGTCGCGTTCGCGCGTGCTTTCCTCGCCGACCCGGCGGTGCTGATCCTCGACGAAGCCACCTCGTCGCTGGACATCCCGAGTGAGCGCATGGTGCAGCGGGCATTGGAAACCGTGCTGTCCGACCGCACCGCTTTGGTTATCGCGCACCGGTTGTCGACGGTGCAGGTCGCGGATCGGGTACTGGTGCTCGACCATGGCCGCATCGTCGAAGACGGCGCGCCCGACGAGCTGATCGGCCGCACGGGCGGTCGGTATGCCGCGCTGCATCGCGCGTGGGTGGAATCGCTGGCTTAG
- a CDS encoding ABC transporter ATP-binding protein, whose product MGIALTEPVDTLRSAPAIARPPARQRTGSDLWRLMPYLLPYRGRWIAMVLIAISSLVATVAIPLMTKAVIDGPVRHQDQHGLWVLGAAAMGVGVSEAVLWFIRRWLVARATMGVEADIRKDLYARLQILPMSFHGRWQSGQLLSRIMNDLSTIRRFMSFGMLFLLLNTIQIAVVTAILLAMYWPLGVVVVVSIVPITLTVLHFQQTYTQLSRLAQDQSGHVATHVEESALGVRVVKSFGREDYAYDRFDRQLTNLYDTQVGRVAVSAKFWTLLEVIPNLTLIVVLGFGAYAAGHGYVTMGTLVAFITMMLSLVWPIASLGFLLSMTQESFTAANRIAEIFDAPREITDGPSSQTPRGGRLELIDVGFRFPDAAPDDWALRHVNATVEPGETLALVGSTGSGKSVLASLLSRLYDVTEGEIRIDGRDIRELSLSALRQAVATAFEDPTLFSMSVAENLRLGRPDATNEQMAQAIEVAAADFVYDLPYGLDTRIGEQGMSLSGGQRQRLSLARAILAAPKILVLDDTLSALDVHTEAIVEEALRRVLHSVTGIVVAHRASTVLLADKVALLTDGTITHIGTHAQLLATVPQYRYLLAADDELDDGAERSCAWEEDEDRSRLDHFVEEHEPRDYVSSEAERR is encoded by the coding sequence ATGGGAATTGCTTTGACTGAACCTGTGGATACGTTGCGCTCGGCGCCGGCGATCGCGCGACCGCCGGCCCGCCAACGTACCGGCTCGGATCTGTGGCGCCTGATGCCGTATCTGCTGCCGTACCGCGGACGGTGGATCGCGATGGTGCTCATCGCGATCAGCAGCCTCGTTGCCACCGTGGCCATTCCGCTGATGACCAAGGCCGTCATCGACGGCCCGGTGCGCCATCAGGACCAGCACGGCCTGTGGGTGCTTGGCGCCGCCGCGATGGGCGTCGGCGTTTCGGAGGCGGTGTTGTGGTTCATCCGCCGGTGGTTGGTGGCGCGCGCCACCATGGGCGTCGAGGCCGATATTCGCAAAGACCTCTATGCGCGGCTGCAGATCCTGCCGATGTCGTTTCATGGGCGCTGGCAGTCCGGCCAGCTGCTGTCGCGAATCATGAACGACCTCAGCACCATTCGTCGCTTCATGTCATTCGGCATGCTGTTCCTGCTGCTGAACACCATCCAGATCGCGGTGGTGACCGCGATCCTGCTGGCGATGTACTGGCCGCTCGGAGTTGTCGTAGTCGTGTCGATCGTGCCAATCACGTTGACAGTGCTGCACTTTCAGCAGACATACACTCAGCTGTCGCGGCTGGCGCAGGACCAGTCCGGCCACGTCGCAACGCATGTCGAGGAGTCCGCGCTCGGGGTACGGGTGGTGAAGTCGTTCGGCCGCGAGGACTACGCGTACGACCGATTCGACCGACAGTTGACCAACCTCTACGACACTCAGGTCGGCAGGGTGGCGGTGTCCGCGAAGTTCTGGACATTGCTGGAGGTCATTCCCAACCTGACGCTCATCGTGGTGCTTGGCTTCGGCGCGTATGCCGCGGGCCACGGCTACGTGACGATGGGCACGTTGGTCGCGTTCATCACGATGATGCTGTCGCTGGTGTGGCCCATCGCGTCGCTGGGCTTCCTGCTGTCGATGACGCAGGAGTCGTTCACCGCCGCCAATCGGATCGCCGAGATCTTCGACGCGCCACGAGAAATCACCGACGGCCCGTCGAGTCAGACGCCACGCGGCGGGCGGCTGGAGCTGATCGACGTCGGCTTCCGCTTCCCCGACGCCGCACCCGACGACTGGGCGCTGCGTCATGTCAACGCCACCGTCGAGCCGGGCGAGACGCTCGCGCTGGTCGGTTCGACGGGGTCGGGCAAGTCGGTGCTCGCCTCGTTGCTGTCCCGGCTGTACGACGTCACCGAGGGTGAGATCCGCATCGACGGCCGCGACATCCGCGAGCTGAGCCTGTCCGCGCTGCGGCAGGCGGTGGCCACCGCGTTCGAGGACCCAACGCTGTTCTCGATGTCGGTGGCGGAGAACCTGCGGCTCGGCCGGCCGGATGCGACGAACGAACAGATGGCGCAGGCCATCGAGGTAGCCGCGGCAGACTTCGTGTACGACCTTCCGTACGGGCTCGACACCCGCATCGGCGAGCAGGGCATGAGCCTGTCCGGCGGCCAGCGGCAACGGCTCTCGCTGGCGCGGGCCATCCTCGCCGCGCCTAAAATCCTCGTGCTCGACGACACGCTGTCCGCGCTCGACGTGCACACCGAGGCCATCGTCGAGGAAGCACTGCGCCGGGTGCTGCACTCGGTCACCGGCATCGTGGTCGCGCACCGGGCGTCGACGGTGCTGCTCGCCGACAAGGTCGCGCTGCTGACCGACGGCACCATCACGCACATCGGCACCCACGCGCAGCTGCTGGCCACCGTGCCGCAGTACCGCTACCTGCTGGCCGCCGACGACGAACTCGACGATGGCGCTGAACGCAGTTGCGCATGGGAAGAAGACGAAGATCGCAGTCGGCTAGACCATTTCGTCGAAGAGCACGAGCCGCGCGATTACGTGTCCTCGGAGGCTGAGCGCCGATGA
- a CDS encoding chromate transporter, which yields MIHTYLQLAGLFASLSLLSIGGGNAVLPEMHLQAVRGHHWMTDSQFADIFSISQTAPGPSILIVTLVGYGAGLTVGGVPGAIIGGVIATAAMLLPAASLMYAVTLFWKKAQQSKWRIAVEKGFAPLTVGLIMATSLVMSRAADHDWRAYTLTAACTAIFIFTKANPLLVVFAAGVLGYFGVV from the coding sequence ATGATTCACACCTACCTACAACTGGCGGGCTTGTTCGCATCGCTGTCGCTGCTGTCGATCGGTGGCGGCAACGCGGTGCTTCCCGAAATGCATTTGCAGGCCGTCAGGGGTCACCACTGGATGACCGACTCGCAGTTCGCCGACATCTTCTCGATCTCGCAGACGGCGCCGGGACCGAGCATTCTGATCGTGACGCTGGTCGGGTACGGGGCGGGACTGACGGTCGGGGGTGTACCGGGAGCCATCATCGGCGGGGTGATCGCCACCGCCGCGATGCTGCTGCCCGCCGCGTCGTTGATGTATGCCGTGACGCTGTTTTGGAAGAAGGCGCAGCAATCGAAGTGGCGGATCGCGGTCGAGAAGGGCTTCGCGCCGTTGACCGTCGGCCTGATCATGGCGACGTCGCTGGTGATGAGCCGGGCTGCCGACCACGACTGGCGGGCCTACACGCTGACGGCGGCCTGCACGGCGATCTTCATCTTCACCAAGGCCAACCCGCTACTCGTGGTTTTCGCCGCGGGCGTACTTGGGTACTTCGGCGTGGTCTGA
- a CDS encoding chromate transporter, translated as MSEVDAGPVKVSLFELAWTFNHIALASFGGGLSAWSREVLVVEKEWMGEAEFLSAMTMCRILPGANQVNMAVFAGSKMRGLPGAVAAVFGLCLVPVVLITVAGFFYFRFKEIPAVKGVLHGASAAAVALTLAMVIQTGKKCLTGLVPVLLFAAAFVLNGILRWPLPVVLAILAPISLFWAWPRQRPA; from the coding sequence ATGAGTGAGGTCGACGCGGGACCGGTCAAGGTCTCGCTCTTCGAGCTCGCCTGGACGTTCAACCACATCGCGCTCGCGTCGTTCGGCGGCGGTTTGTCCGCGTGGTCACGCGAAGTGCTCGTCGTCGAAAAAGAATGGATGGGCGAGGCGGAGTTTCTCTCCGCGATGACGATGTGCCGGATCCTGCCCGGCGCCAATCAGGTCAACATGGCGGTGTTCGCCGGATCGAAGATGCGCGGCCTGCCGGGCGCGGTCGCGGCGGTGTTCGGACTCTGCCTGGTGCCGGTCGTCTTGATCACGGTGGCGGGCTTCTTCTACTTCCGGTTCAAGGAGATACCCGCAGTCAAGGGTGTGCTGCACGGCGCCTCGGCGGCAGCGGTGGCGCTGACGCTGGCGATGGTGATCCAAACCGGCAAGAAGTGCCTCACGGGGTTGGTGCCGGTGCTGCTTTTCGCGGCGGCGTTTGTGCTGAACGGCATTCTGCGGTGGCCACTTCCGGTGGTGCTGGCCATCCTTGCGCCGATCAGTCTGTTCTGGGCGTGGCCGAGGCAGCGGCCCGCATGA
- a CDS encoding phospholipase D-like domain-containing protein, whose amino-acid sequence MLPLSPRLIVEPDDGLDPVREFINSAQNSLLIKQFTFTEPSLVAAVIDRKNAGVDVRVMLNAARSGGDRANDETFEQLQSAGVAVKWSSSKFYVTHEKSIVVDEKAALVATFNLMEKYFTLTRDYGIITDNPYHVAQIVEVFNADWDERDWDCSAYEGLLWSNSNSRYHMAQFIDTATERLDVQHPKYVDAVILERLAAAADRGVKVHVLCGGKHGISEWDILDTFASLRTLRRFGVKVHKQKNLRVHAKLIIVDNQRALVGSMNIDRSAFDLRRELGIMTEDPAIVGRLKEVFDSDWEMSHHYEAPDPLDPSQHHEDDFPHDHDLMHE is encoded by the coding sequence ATGCTCCCCCTGTCTCCGCGTCTCATTGTCGAGCCCGATGACGGCTTGGATCCGGTCCGCGAATTCATCAATTCCGCACAAAATTCGCTGTTGATCAAGCAATTCACGTTCACCGAGCCGAGTTTGGTCGCTGCCGTCATTGACCGGAAGAACGCCGGTGTCGATGTGCGCGTCATGCTCAACGCGGCCCGATCCGGTGGTGATCGCGCCAACGACGAGACCTTCGAGCAACTTCAGAGCGCAGGCGTCGCGGTCAAGTGGTCCAGTTCGAAGTTTTACGTGACGCACGAGAAATCGATTGTGGTCGACGAAAAAGCCGCACTGGTCGCGACGTTCAATCTGATGGAGAAGTATTTCACGCTGACCCGCGACTACGGCATCATCACCGACAATCCATACCATGTCGCGCAGATCGTCGAAGTATTCAACGCCGATTGGGACGAGCGCGATTGGGATTGCTCGGCTTATGAGGGCCTGCTGTGGAGCAACTCCAATTCGCGGTACCACATGGCGCAATTCATCGATACGGCCACCGAACGCCTCGACGTGCAGCACCCCAAATACGTCGATGCGGTCATTCTCGAGCGCCTAGCCGCGGCCGCCGATCGCGGTGTCAAAGTGCATGTGTTGTGCGGCGGTAAACACGGCATCAGTGAATGGGACATTCTGGACACCTTCGCGTCGCTGCGCACGCTGAGGCGTTTCGGCGTCAAGGTGCACAAGCAGAAGAACCTGCGCGTGCACGCCAAATTGATCATCGTCGACAACCAGCGCGCGCTGGTGGGGTCGATGAACATCGACCGCAGCGCGTTCGATCTGCGCCGCGAGCTGGGCATCATGACCGAGGACCCGGCAATCGTCGGGCGCCTGAAAGAGGTATTCGACAGCGACTGGGAGATGTCGCACCACTACGAGGCGCCGGACCCACTCGATCCGTCCCAACACCACGAGGACGACTTCCCGCACGACCATGACCTCATGCATGAGTGA
- the prrA gene encoding two-component system response regulator PrrA — MAGMDGGAASPRVLVVDDDPDVLASLERGLRLSGFDVATAVDGAEALRSATETRPDAIVLDINMPVLDGVSVVTALRAMDNDVPVCVLSARSSVDDRVAGLEAGADDYLVKPFVLAELVARVKALLRRRGATATFSSETITVGPLEVDIPGRRARVNGADVDLTKREFDLLAVLAEHKTAVLSRAQLLELVWGYDFAADTNVVDVFIGYLRRKLEAGGAPRLLHTVRGVGFVLRTQ, encoded by the coding sequence ATTGCGGGCATGGACGGTGGAGCGGCTTCGCCCCGCGTGCTCGTAGTGGACGACGACCCTGACGTGTTGGCGTCGCTCGAGCGTGGCCTGCGGCTGTCCGGATTCGATGTGGCCACGGCCGTCGACGGTGCTGAGGCGCTGCGCAGCGCCACCGAGACCCGGCCCGACGCGATCGTGCTGGACATCAACATGCCGGTGCTCGACGGCGTCAGCGTGGTGACCGCGCTGCGAGCGATGGACAACGACGTGCCGGTCTGCGTGCTCTCGGCGCGCAGCTCTGTCGACGACAGGGTGGCCGGGCTGGAGGCGGGCGCCGACGACTATCTGGTCAAACCGTTTGTGCTGGCCGAGCTGGTCGCGCGGGTCAAGGCGCTGCTGCGGCGCCGCGGTGCGACGGCGACGTTCTCGTCAGAGACCATCACGGTCGGCCCCCTTGAGGTCGACATCCCCGGCAGGCGTGCGCGCGTCAACGGCGCCGACGTCGACCTGACCAAGCGCGAGTTCGACCTGCTCGCCGTGCTCGCCGAGCACAAGACCGCGGTGCTTTCCCGCGCGCAGCTGCTGGAGCTGGTGTGGGGTTATGACTTCGCGGCCGACACCAATGTCGTCGACGTGTTCATCGGCTACTTGCGTCGCAAGCTGGAGGCCGGAGGTGCGCCACGGCTACTGCACACCGTCCGCGGCGTGGGGTTTGTCCTGAGGACGCAATAG